A stretch of the Ascaphus truei isolate aAscTru1 chromosome 4, aAscTru1.hap1, whole genome shotgun sequence genome encodes the following:
- the SMIM8 gene encoding small integral membrane protein 8, with amino-acid sequence MSSSSSEPPGIKGDAPKEKDYRTPGFRGLQTTSLFRAINPELFIKPNKPVMAFGLFTITMCVAYIAYLHATEENKKDIYEAIDSEGTRYTRRKTSKWD; translated from the exons ATGTCGTCGTCGTCTTCTGAGCCTCCAGGTATAAAAGGTGATGCCCCAAAAGAGAAGGATTACCGTACCCCCGGATTCAGAGGTTTGCAGACAACCAGCCTGTTCCGGGCAATCAATCCGGAGCTATTCATCAAACCT AACAAACCAGTTATGGCATTTGGACTTTTTACAATTACCATGTGTGTGGCCTACATTGCTTACTTACACGCAACTGAAGAAAATAAAAAGGATATTTATGAAGCGATTGACAGCGAGGGGACCAGATACACAAGAAGGAAAACTTCCAAATGGGATTAA